Proteins encoded within one genomic window of Nonomuraea gerenzanensis:
- a CDS encoding TolB family protein, with product MTGWAERQARAASLLTGRSAPRLADGKRTTAATSHAAAPTNSKHASTTASQAEVRALAVPEQERPALTARLHEAAVIPGPTPARFPKLIATLCLLATAGSAAIIPPSAPQPPLLPVLPAAVAEPVRYGMRVQDERFPERIKPFRATEPSEGWLVVGASGQRWRLPDALPAADVQVSPDGRKLAYYSLTRMQVVIHDITTGALQPVPTPFYEVRLSFSPDSRLLAMEQPEEVIVTDTRSGAVRRVPGDELLVGWAGDRLVLSHSFDGIKIVALDASLIAKIQAPELDDQGNATVSPDGKEIAVPSGQRVLILGQDGKVLRKIHPHLPPTAELRRVYRWAGPTEVVLYAPGYRSATIYVMNVHTGATRPVPYAPEVAGRDITIGAI from the coding sequence ATGACTGGCTGGGCTGAACGTCAGGCACGAGCCGCTTCCCTCCTCACCGGCCGATCGGCGCCCAGACTCGCCGACGGCAAGCGCACCACCGCAGCCACCAGCCACGCGGCTGCCCCCACAAACAGCAAGCACGCCTCCACGACCGCCAGCCAAGCAGAAGTCCGAGCGCTCGCCGTACCGGAGCAGGAAAGACCGGCTCTCACCGCCCGGCTTCACGAGGCGGCCGTGATACCGGGACCGACGCCAGCACGCTTCCCGAAACTGATCGCCACCCTCTGCCTGCTCGCCACAGCCGGCTCGGCCGCCATCATCCCGCCCTCGGCGCCGCAGCCGCCGCTGCTACCAGTGCTGCCTGCTGCGGTGGCGGAGCCCGTCCGGTACGGCATGCGCGTCCAGGACGAGCGGTTCCCCGAACGCATCAAGCCGTTCCGCGCGACCGAACCGTCAGAAGGCTGGCTGGTCGTCGGCGCGTCGGGACAGCGCTGGCGGCTACCGGACGCACTTCCGGCAGCCGATGTGCAGGTGAGCCCGGACGGTCGCAAGCTCGCCTACTACAGCCTCACCCGCATGCAGGTAGTGATCCACGACATCACGACGGGCGCACTCCAACCCGTCCCGACCCCCTTCTACGAGGTCCGCCTGTCCTTCTCACCGGACAGCCGGTTGCTGGCCATGGAACAGCCCGAAGAAGTGATCGTCACCGACACACGGTCAGGCGCCGTCAGGCGCGTCCCCGGTGACGAGCTTCTCGTGGGGTGGGCGGGCGACCGTCTGGTGCTGAGCCACTCCTTCGACGGAATCAAGATCGTCGCGCTGGACGCCTCCCTGATCGCCAAGATCCAGGCCCCGGAACTGGACGACCAAGGGAACGCGACCGTATCTCCCGACGGCAAGGAGATCGCCGTACCGTCCGGCCAGCGTGTCCTGATCCTCGGCCAGGACGGCAAGGTCCTCCGCAAGATCCACCCGCACTTACCACCGACCGCGGAGCTGAGGCGCGTCTACCGGTGGGCGGGGCCCACCGAGGTGGTGCTGTACGCCCCCGGCTACAGGTCGGCCACCATCTACGTCATGAACGTGCACACCGGCGCGACCCGGCCCGTGCCGTACGCGCCGGAGGTAGCCGGGCGCGACATCACGATCGGAGCGATATGA
- a CDS encoding TolB-like translocation protein — protein MALDLRTGETRRLTTHPAGRVRNDEPHLAISADGTLFATSPENIAKTTITDFDTGETKTIDNLCRLYGLTPAGVLGSRHCTGDSDLRWVAPGRKPRIFEALNRNDRPSLSPDGRNIAVKNCTLLDATTGKPIRSFPIPATSYWLDPDHLLAMTGDDYYAANIRTGSITELNITTPPHQAILLGRWR, from the coding sequence ATGGCCCTCGACCTACGCACAGGAGAAACCCGCCGACTAACCACCCACCCCGCAGGCAGAGTCCGCAACGACGAGCCCCACCTGGCCATCTCAGCCGACGGCACCCTCTTCGCCACCTCCCCGGAGAACATCGCGAAAACCACGATCACCGACTTCGACACCGGAGAGACAAAAACGATCGACAACCTCTGCCGCCTCTATGGCCTGACCCCCGCAGGCGTACTCGGCTCCCGCCACTGCACAGGCGACAGCGACCTACGCTGGGTCGCACCAGGCAGGAAACCACGCATCTTCGAGGCCCTGAACCGCAACGACCGCCCATCGCTATCGCCGGACGGCAGGAACATCGCAGTGAAAAACTGCACACTCCTCGACGCCACCACAGGCAAGCCGATCCGCAGTTTCCCGATCCCGGCAACCAGCTACTGGCTGGACCCCGACCACCTACTGGCCATGACAGGCGACGACTACTACGCCGCCAACATCAGAACCGGCTCGATCACCGAGCTGAACATCACCACTCCCCCACACCAGGCAATCCTGCTGGGCCGGTGGCGATAG
- a CDS encoding histidine phosphatase family protein, with the protein MSRRIVCLRHGQTLWNVEQRFQGHSDIPLDETGVAQAARAASLLASLRPTMIVSSDLMRANDTALALGRLVGLDVAIDKDFRERGGGQWEGLTREEIAARWPEEYAAWEAPDGEPVTDVAARVATAMRRWAARVDDDGLLVVVSHGAALRLGICELLGLPEQLWPALGGLGNCSWSVLQEGRKGWRLLEHNAGTLPEPVHSDDKPEAEA; encoded by the coding sequence ATGAGCAGGCGGATCGTGTGTCTGCGCCACGGGCAGACTCTGTGGAACGTCGAGCAGCGCTTCCAGGGCCACTCCGACATCCCCCTCGACGAGACCGGCGTCGCGCAGGCCGCGAGGGCGGCTTCGCTGCTGGCCTCGCTGCGGCCCACCATGATCGTCTCGTCCGACCTCATGCGGGCCAACGACACCGCCCTGGCCCTCGGACGGCTCGTCGGGCTCGACGTGGCGATCGACAAGGACTTCCGCGAGCGCGGTGGCGGCCAGTGGGAGGGCCTCACCCGCGAGGAGATCGCCGCGCGCTGGCCCGAGGAGTATGCCGCCTGGGAGGCCCCCGACGGCGAGCCTGTCACCGACGTGGCCGCCAGGGTGGCGACCGCGATGCGCCGGTGGGCGGCCCGCGTCGACGACGACGGGCTGCTGGTCGTGGTCTCCCACGGCGCGGCGCTGCGGCTGGGCATCTGCGAGCTGCTCGGGCTGCCCGAGCAGTTGTGGCCCGCGCTGGGCGGGCTGGGCAACTGCTCCTGGTCCGTGCTGCAGGAAGGGCGCAAGGGGTGGCGGCTCCTGGAGCACAACGCCGGCACCTTGCCCGAGCCGGTGCACAGCGACGACAAGCCCGAGGCCGAAGCGTAG
- a CDS encoding S8 family peptidase, translating to MSPLPSRLATALSGVTLVLAATAVTSPPTQAATSPPTLAAPTTTSPPIQAANTGPAKPPPATTLTLITGDVIDYRPGEDGGIPSIAVKPAPRPDGADITFATLPSKDGGYLVMPSDAAALVAAGTLDEELFDVETLARDGRTTAIPLLVIGTGTARSATALPAAENVRPLASVNGAAMTVRAGQAGTFWAELRTGKSPDGRSASSFGKIWLDRKTRVSLDRSVPLIGAPTGWERGYDGKGVKVAVLDTGIDVNHPDFTGRILDTRNFTTAAGIADKKGHGTHVASTIAGAGATYKGVAPAASLLVGKVLDDSGNGDWSWAIAGMEWAAEQGADVVNMSLGSCCGNGTDPMSQALNELTRKHGTLFVTAAGNEYDPLTVSVPAAADEALAVGAVDKLTGTELAGFSSRGPRLDDAAVKPNLVAPGVDIVAARSADSTLPGIPGDDRYTTFSGTSMATPHVAGAAAILAQQHPRWRAGELRDALTSTAARNDEHTWFEQGSGRVDVARAVTQTLFATSCLDFRLLAGEPATRQVTYRNTGSAPVTLDVSLTTRGWSGRPAPDGAIALGARSVTVPANGTATVDLTVDPRVGSVGAYGGWVTAAAGEARVVTPFSYYTGPATHSLKVQLVNSYGTKEFFPGYQAEPLVYAIPLKRGNSPEDPFNPYGYYYLRTDWAGTGEFLLPAGDYELIGILPENRLTNRSNWVIETVTLDGDETATLDARATVKLRPALPVPADGSGNAYYVRTFTDRTQPVSIYGGAVGGGHEVYVTPVSSVTAGTVRLSQQWNLEPPVLSAVTAGELRLRPAYDMESMRRLTAPATLPLVPAGRGRPEDFQGLDVRGKLVLVGVPVEGTDRPYVTAADAMDDAALRAAQAGAAGVVAYLDVDGGQARVPPGGSLHRLGLTAAEGRAVRAALSRGPLSVRLEPYAGPEVVYHLRFDSRGRVPSRPANVDMKDLVRVDAAYHADTPDLGGWEFGESTTGEEPGRLTYGGPVTMPVARTEYYGPASDDVLWSRTISNNGLDLRSADRFTRRDKRMSEQWFKAPLVPGAADVPPGYPVTLPCTMCRDGDRFVPAERWRDSDPRHYSDLGVGTSAPRLFVGEREVAAQGRYPRSFVVPEGAGAYRLEAVDTPGRPLAGKVTTSTSFTSSPPSRAPRGYTCTFGTTCAFQPAVQITYDLPLDLLNRAPAGRPFTFDLLAAPHSGVRRGADVKRVQVEYSVDDGVTWHPSRRVTKRGDGRFRAEVDHPPLAQTSGYVTLRVTAGNGAGNSTTQTIHRAYALR from the coding sequence GTGTCCCCATTACCTTCGCGGCTGGCCACGGCCTTATCCGGCGTCACGCTCGTGCTCGCGGCCACCGCCGTGACCTCGCCACCGACCCAAGCAGCCACCTCACCACCCACCCTGGCGGCACCCACCACCACGTCACCGCCGATCCAGGCAGCGAACACCGGCCCGGCGAAGCCCCCGCCGGCCACCACCCTCACCCTCATCACCGGTGACGTCATCGACTACCGCCCCGGCGAGGACGGCGGCATCCCCTCCATCGCCGTCAAGCCGGCCCCCAGGCCGGACGGGGCCGACATCACGTTCGCCACGCTGCCCAGCAAGGACGGCGGCTACCTGGTCATGCCGTCCGACGCCGCCGCCCTGGTCGCGGCGGGCACGCTCGACGAGGAGCTGTTCGACGTCGAGACGCTGGCCCGTGACGGGCGCACCACCGCGATCCCCCTCCTGGTCATCGGCACGGGCACGGCCAGGTCCGCCACCGCCCTGCCCGCCGCCGAGAATGTGCGCCCACTCGCCAGCGTCAACGGCGCCGCGATGACCGTACGGGCCGGGCAGGCCGGGACGTTCTGGGCGGAGCTGCGTACCGGGAAGAGCCCTGACGGCCGGTCGGCGAGCAGCTTCGGCAAGATCTGGCTGGACCGCAAGACGCGCGTGTCCCTCGACCGGAGCGTGCCGCTCATCGGCGCGCCGACGGGCTGGGAGCGCGGCTACGACGGCAAGGGCGTCAAGGTCGCCGTCCTCGACACCGGCATCGACGTGAACCACCCCGACTTCACCGGCCGCATCCTGGACACCCGGAACTTCACCACCGCAGCCGGCATCGCCGACAAGAAGGGGCACGGCACGCACGTCGCCTCCACGATCGCGGGCGCGGGCGCCACCTACAAGGGCGTGGCCCCGGCGGCGTCGCTGCTGGTCGGCAAGGTTCTGGACGACAGCGGCAACGGCGACTGGTCGTGGGCCATCGCGGGCATGGAGTGGGCCGCCGAGCAGGGCGCCGACGTGGTGAACATGAGCCTCGGCAGCTGCTGCGGCAACGGCACCGACCCGATGAGCCAGGCACTGAACGAGCTGACCAGGAAACACGGCACCCTGTTCGTGACCGCGGCGGGCAACGAGTACGACCCGCTCACCGTGAGCGTCCCGGCGGCGGCGGACGAGGCGCTGGCTGTGGGCGCCGTGGACAAGCTCACGGGCACCGAGCTGGCCGGGTTCTCCAGCCGGGGGCCGCGCCTGGACGACGCCGCCGTCAAGCCGAACCTGGTCGCCCCCGGCGTGGACATCGTGGCCGCCCGCTCGGCCGACTCCACGCTGCCCGGCATCCCCGGCGACGACCGGTACACGACGTTCAGCGGCACCTCGATGGCCACCCCGCACGTCGCGGGGGCCGCCGCGATCCTGGCGCAGCAACATCCGCGGTGGCGGGCGGGCGAGCTGCGCGACGCGCTCACCTCGACGGCCGCGCGCAACGACGAGCACACCTGGTTCGAGCAGGGCAGCGGCCGGGTGGACGTGGCCCGCGCCGTCACCCAGACGCTCTTCGCCACGTCCTGCCTGGACTTCCGCCTGCTGGCAGGGGAACCGGCGACCCGCCAGGTCACCTACCGTAACACCGGCTCCGCCCCGGTGACCCTCGACGTCTCCCTCACCACCCGTGGCTGGAGCGGCCGCCCGGCCCCCGACGGCGCGATCGCGCTCGGCGCGCGCAGCGTCACCGTCCCGGCGAACGGCACCGCGACCGTGGACCTCACGGTGGACCCGAGGGTGGGCTCGGTGGGCGCGTACGGCGGCTGGGTGACGGCCGCCGCGGGCGAGGCGCGCGTGGTGACGCCGTTCAGCTACTACACCGGGCCTGCCACGCACAGCCTCAAGGTGCAGCTCGTCAACTCGTACGGGACCAAGGAGTTCTTCCCCGGCTACCAGGCCGAGCCCCTCGTGTACGCGATCCCGCTCAAGCGCGGCAACAGCCCCGAGGACCCGTTCAACCCCTACGGCTACTACTACCTGCGGACCGACTGGGCGGGCACCGGCGAGTTCCTCCTGCCCGCCGGCGACTACGAGCTGATCGGCATCCTCCCGGAGAACCGGCTGACGAACCGCAGCAACTGGGTCATCGAGACCGTCACCCTGGACGGCGACGAGACGGCCACCCTCGACGCCCGCGCCACGGTCAAGCTCCGGCCCGCCCTCCCGGTGCCGGCGGACGGCAGCGGCAACGCCTACTACGTGCGCACGTTCACCGATCGCACCCAGCCGGTCTCGATCTACGGGGGCGCGGTGGGCGGCGGGCACGAGGTGTACGTCACGCCGGTCTCGTCCGTGACGGCGGGCACGGTCCGCCTGTCCCAGCAGTGGAACCTGGAGCCCCCCGTCCTGTCCGCTGTCACGGCCGGCGAGCTGCGGCTGCGTCCTGCGTACGACATGGAGTCCATGCGCAGGCTCACCGCGCCCGCGACGCTCCCCCTCGTCCCTGCGGGCCGCGGCCGCCCTGAGGACTTCCAGGGACTGGACGTGCGCGGCAAGCTCGTCCTGGTCGGGGTGCCGGTCGAGGGCACCGACCGGCCGTACGTGACGGCGGCCGACGCCATGGACGACGCGGCCCTGCGCGCGGCCCAGGCCGGGGCGGCCGGCGTCGTCGCCTATCTCGACGTGGACGGCGGCCAGGCGCGAGTGCCCCCCGGCGGCTCGCTGCACCGCCTGGGCCTGACCGCCGCCGAGGGCCGCGCCGTGCGCGCCGCGCTCTCCCGGGGGCCGCTCTCCGTCCGCCTGGAGCCGTACGCGGGGCCCGAGGTGGTCTACCACCTGCGCTTCGACTCGCGCGGACGGGTCCCGTCCCGCCCCGCCAACGTGGACATGAAGGATCTCGTCCGGGTGGACGCCGCCTACCACGCGGACACGCCGGACCTCGGCGGCTGGGAGTTCGGCGAGTCCACCACCGGGGAGGAGCCGGGCCGCCTGACGTACGGCGGGCCGGTGACGATGCCGGTGGCCCGCACCGAGTACTACGGCCCCGCCTCCGACGACGTGCTGTGGTCCCGGACGATCTCGAACAACGGCCTGGACCTGCGCTCCGCCGACCGCTTCACGCGCCGCGACAAGCGGATGTCGGAGCAGTGGTTCAAGGCGCCGCTGGTGCCGGGGGCCGCCGACGTGCCGCCGGGGTATCCGGTGACGCTGCCGTGCACGATGTGCCGGGACGGCGATCGGTTCGTACCGGCCGAAAGGTGGCGCGACTCGGATCCGCGCCACTACAGCGACCTGGGTGTGGGCACCTCGGCGCCCCGGCTGTTCGTGGGGGAGCGGGAGGTGGCCGCGCAGGGCCGGTATCCCCGGTCGTTCGTGGTGCCGGAGGGGGCGGGGGCGTACCGGCTGGAGGCGGTCGACACCCCGGGCCGCCCCCTGGCGGGCAAGGTCACCACCAGCACCTCCTTCACCTCCTCACCTCCGTCGCGGGCACCGCGCGGATACACCTGCACGTTCGGCACGACGTGCGCGTTCCAGCCGGCCGTCCAGATCACCTACGACCTACCGCTCGACCTCCTGAACCGGGCCCCGGCCGGCCGCCCGTTCACCTTCGACCTCCTGGCGGCGCCGCACTCGGGCGTGCGACGGGGGGCTGACGTGAAGCGGGTGCAGGTCGAGTACTCGGTGGACGACGGGGTCACCTGGCACCCGTCCCGCCGGGTCACCAAGCGCGGCGACGGCCGCTTCCGAGCCGAGGTCGATCACCCGCCGCTGGCCCAGACCAGCGGCTACGTCACACTCCGCGTCACCGCTGGGAACGGCGCCGGCAACTCCACCACCCAAACCATCCACCGGGCCTACGCCCTGCGCTGA
- a CDS encoding TIGR03667 family PPOX class F420-dependent oxidoreductase codes for MTAVIPDSAFGARVRGRLARERVIWLTTVGADGTPQPNPVWFLWEGGDSLLIYNRANARRLAHLRRGPQVSLHFDTDGAGGDVVVFKGEARILEGHLLAGGVPGYIGKYRDQIAGWGVEKFEQDYPIAMRVRLISLRGF; via the coding sequence ATGACCGCAGTGATTCCCGACAGTGCGTTCGGCGCGCGGGTGCGCGGGCGGCTGGCGCGGGAGCGGGTGATCTGGCTGACCACGGTCGGCGCCGACGGCACTCCGCAGCCCAATCCCGTGTGGTTCCTGTGGGAGGGCGGGGACAGCTTGCTGATCTACAACCGGGCGAACGCTCGACGGCTTGCTCATCTGCGTCGGGGGCCTCAGGTGTCGTTGCACTTCGACACCGATGGGGCGGGGGGTGACGTGGTGGTCTTCAAGGGGGAGGCCCGGATTCTGGAAGGGCATCTGCTGGCTGGGGGAGTGCCTGGATATATCGGGAAATATCGGGATCAGATCGCGGGGTGGGGGGTGGAGAAGTTCGAGCAGGACTACCCCATCGCGATGCGTGTGCGGCTCATCTCTCTGCGCGGCTTCTGA
- a CDS encoding TetR/AcrR family transcriptional regulator C-terminal domain-containing protein, giving the protein MEELRRRIAVGELGAGERLPSTRQIIREWGVAMATATKVLSRLQEEGLARVVPGVGTVVAGREVVARTPVQDLTTRRIVRAAIAVADGEGLAAVSMRRVATELGASAMSLYRHVAGKDELVHLMADAVYGDDPPPEQVPRGWRERLELAARQQWRIYRRHPWLARAISLMRPEFVPNGMAHTDRLLRALDGLGLDANTMMHAVLSLLGYVRGAAVSLEAEEQARTETGITDDDWMRAREAELERLFASGAYPTLARVVAQPGLDLDLDSVFEFGLRRQLDGLAVLVARARDGRRD; this is encoded by the coding sequence GTGGAGGAGCTGCGGCGCCGGATCGCCGTCGGCGAGCTGGGGGCGGGGGAGCGGCTGCCCTCGACCCGGCAGATCATCCGGGAGTGGGGGGTCGCGATGGCCACCGCCACCAAGGTGCTGAGCCGGTTGCAGGAGGAGGGGCTGGCGCGGGTGGTGCCGGGTGTGGGGACCGTGGTGGCGGGGCGTGAGGTGGTCGCGCGGACGCCCGTACAGGATCTGACCACGCGGCGCATCGTGCGGGCGGCCATCGCGGTCGCCGACGGGGAGGGGCTCGCGGCCGTGTCGATGCGGCGGGTGGCGACCGAGCTGGGCGCCTCGGCCATGTCCCTGTACCGGCACGTGGCCGGCAAGGACGAGCTGGTGCACCTGATGGCCGACGCGGTGTACGGGGACGATCCGCCGCCCGAGCAGGTGCCGCGCGGCTGGCGGGAGCGGCTGGAGCTGGCGGCGCGGCAGCAGTGGCGCATCTACCGGCGTCATCCGTGGCTGGCGCGGGCCATCTCGCTGATGCGGCCGGAGTTCGTGCCCAACGGCATGGCGCACACGGATCGGCTGCTGCGGGCGCTGGACGGGCTCGGGCTCGACGCGAACACCATGATGCACGCCGTGCTCTCCCTGCTCGGCTACGTGCGTGGGGCGGCGGTCAGCCTGGAGGCGGAGGAGCAGGCCCGGACGGAGACGGGGATCACCGACGACGACTGGATGCGGGCCCGGGAGGCCGAGCTGGAGCGGCTGTTCGCGTCCGGCGCCTATCCGACGCTGGCCAGGGTGGTGGCGCAGCCGGGGCTGGACCTGGACCTCGACTCGGTCTTCGAGTTCGGCCTGCGGCGGCAGCTCGACGGGCTCGCCGTTCTGGTGGCCAGGGCCCGGGACGGGCGGCGCGATTAG
- a CDS encoding glycosyltransferase family 2 protein yields MTPLPTPTPIPTPASTATTALTSALTTAITPPPTTAITPAVTTAITPALTAAITPAVTTAITPAVTTATTPALTTDMAPALTTAAVTPTPIHDAARNPARASPSPSSSLSSSRSPSPLTVTVIIPAHNEELGLPATLRSIKSQTIPPDKIIVIDDASTDHTGAIAASYGVTVLRPPHNLGSKAKAQNHALPHCDTDLILAVDADTVLSPDYIEHLKPAFHDPAVQIAAGNVQTRFTRTPWERGRSTEYLFGFHWHRPIQQLANSPMVCSGCCSMFRRTALTESGGFPERTIVEDMDFTWSQQLAGRRAVYVSDAVAWAADPESLTYLRKQVWRWMAGFMQNVRLHLPRLLTRKPMLATWIIVALLEILIAPLWWATPLLLTTAFHEPITHTLAWWTGGELILTVPALLYAARRRHLPITQVLLNLPFVYLNKAVNLYYAWKALLVELILVPLHLSQGLVIYEKGR; encoded by the coding sequence GTGACCCCGCTGCCCACCCCCACCCCGATCCCCACCCCCGCCTCAACAGCCACCACCGCCCTCACCTCAGCCCTCACCACCGCCATCACCCCACCTCCCACCACCGCCATCACGCCAGCCGTCACCACGGCCATCACCCCGGCCCTCACCGCCGCCATCACGCCCGCCGTCACCACGGCCATCACGCCAGCCGTCACCACCGCCACGACCCCAGCCCTCACCACCGACATGGCTCCGGCCCTCACCACCGCCGCCGTTACCCCAACTCCCATCCATGACGCCGCCCGAAACCCCGCCCGCGCATCCCCCTCCCCCTCCTCCTCCCTCTCCTCCTCTCGCTCTCCCTCGCCCCTCACCGTCACGGTCATCATCCCCGCCCACAACGAGGAGCTCGGCCTCCCCGCCACCCTCCGCTCGATCAAGTCCCAGACCATCCCCCCAGACAAGATCATCGTCATCGACGACGCCTCGACCGACCACACCGGCGCCATCGCCGCCTCCTACGGCGTCACAGTCCTCCGCCCGCCCCACAACCTGGGCAGCAAGGCCAAAGCCCAGAACCACGCCCTCCCCCACTGCGACACCGACCTGATCCTCGCGGTGGACGCCGACACAGTCCTCTCCCCCGACTACATCGAGCACCTCAAACCGGCCTTCCACGACCCGGCCGTCCAGATAGCCGCCGGCAACGTACAGACGCGCTTCACCCGCACCCCATGGGAACGCGGCAGATCCACCGAATACCTCTTCGGCTTCCACTGGCACCGCCCGATCCAGCAACTGGCGAACAGCCCCATGGTCTGCTCCGGCTGCTGCTCGATGTTCAGACGCACGGCCCTCACCGAGTCCGGCGGCTTCCCCGAACGCACCATCGTCGAGGACATGGACTTCACCTGGAGCCAGCAACTGGCGGGCCGCCGAGCGGTCTACGTCTCCGACGCCGTGGCCTGGGCAGCCGACCCGGAATCGCTCACCTACCTCCGCAAGCAGGTGTGGCGCTGGATGGCCGGCTTCATGCAGAACGTCCGCCTCCACCTCCCCCGCCTGCTCACCCGCAAGCCCATGCTCGCCACCTGGATCATCGTGGCCCTGCTGGAGATCCTGATCGCCCCACTCTGGTGGGCAACCCCGCTGCTCCTCACCACGGCCTTCCACGAGCCGATCACCCACACACTGGCCTGGTGGACGGGCGGAGAGCTCATCCTGACCGTCCCCGCCCTCCTCTACGCAGCCAGACGCCGCCATCTCCCCATCACCCAGGTCCTCCTGAACCTCCCCTTCGTCTACCTGAACAAGGCAGTCAACCTCTACTACGCCTGGAAGGCCCTCCTGGTAGAGCTGATCCTGGTCCCCCTCCACCTGTCACAGGGCCTGGTCATCTACGAAAAAGGTCGCTGA
- a CDS encoding FAD-dependent monooxygenase — protein MRDRTVLISGAGLAGPALAHWLTRHGNHPTVVERAPTLRPGGQAVDFRGAPQLEVLARMGILDAVRRAQTHMGDITIVDERGRRLSRLPSEVFSGEVEILRGTLSRILHDAAPAEYLFDDSVTGLTETGEGVHVTFERAAPRMFDLVVGADGIRSKVHELTFGDTPRQLRHLGMYGATFSVPGVYDLDHQGVMYSAPGRCATLASTGGRTRAALDFAAPPLAYDHRDRNQQQALVEAAFEGLRWEIPRLLGQLRAADDFYFAPAAQIVLPAYSSGRVVLLGDAGYAPGPGGMGTGLALIGAYVLAAELAEADDHATAFSRYESRMRPYVVTCQRQAQGADRYLVPGKKSQIWRRNQVMRLLPYLPGKSLIKRMTERAASAIDLRPYATPVNATLSRPHPHRRTCPDVSGPPSQAAAVSVVG, from the coding sequence ATGCGCGACCGCACCGTCCTCATCTCGGGCGCCGGCCTAGCCGGCCCCGCCCTGGCCCACTGGCTGACCCGCCACGGCAACCACCCCACCGTCGTCGAACGCGCCCCCACCCTCCGCCCGGGCGGCCAGGCCGTCGACTTCCGGGGAGCACCCCAACTGGAGGTGCTGGCCCGCATGGGCATCCTCGACGCGGTACGGCGGGCCCAGACCCACATGGGCGACATCACCATCGTCGACGAGCGGGGCAGACGCCTGTCGAGGCTGCCCTCGGAGGTGTTCAGCGGCGAGGTGGAGATCCTCCGCGGCACCCTGAGCCGCATCCTGCACGACGCCGCCCCCGCCGAGTACCTCTTCGACGACTCCGTCACCGGCCTGACCGAGACCGGGGAAGGTGTCCACGTCACCTTCGAGCGCGCCGCCCCGCGCATGTTCGACCTGGTCGTGGGGGCGGACGGGATCCGCTCGAAGGTCCACGAGCTGACCTTCGGCGACACCCCTCGCCAGCTCCGCCACCTGGGCATGTACGGGGCGACGTTCTCCGTCCCCGGCGTCTACGACCTCGACCACCAGGGCGTCATGTACAGCGCGCCCGGCCGCTGCGCCACGCTCGCGAGCACCGGCGGCCGGACGAGAGCCGCGCTGGACTTCGCCGCGCCCCCGCTCGCCTACGACCACCGTGACAGAAACCAGCAGCAGGCCCTGGTCGAGGCGGCGTTCGAGGGGCTGAGGTGGGAGATCCCGCGCCTGCTGGGTCAGTTGCGGGCCGCGGACGACTTCTACTTCGCCCCCGCCGCCCAGATCGTCCTGCCGGCGTACTCCTCCGGCAGGGTGGTCCTCCTGGGCGACGCGGGGTACGCCCCCGGCCCCGGCGGCATGGGCACGGGGCTGGCGCTGATCGGCGCGTACGTGCTGGCGGCCGAGCTGGCCGAGGCCGACGACCACGCGACCGCCTTCAGCCGCTACGAAAGCCGCATGAGGCCCTATGTCGTGACCTGTCAGCGGCAGGCCCAGGGAGCCGACAGATACCTGGTTCCCGGGAAGAAGTCCCAGATCTGGCGGCGCAACCAGGTGATGCGCCTGCTGCCGTACCTGCCGGGCAAAAGCCTCATCAAGCGGATGACCGAGCGCGCCGCCTCCGCCATCGACCTGCGCCCCTACGCGACCCCCGTGAACGCCACCCTCAGTCGACCGCATCCCCATCGACGAACCTGCCCCGACGTCAGCGGCCCGCCGTCCCAGGCCGCCGCGGTATCTGTCGTCGGGTGA
- a CDS encoding GNAT family N-acetyltransferase: protein MAATPELTSTRLLLVPLAVTDADDMVHVLNAPTLYTYTGGSAPTLDELRARYTRQTIGHSPDGTQEWHNWILRKKPDNQAIGFVQATIMNNGHQAEVAWVIGEPWQGHGYASEAAQTLINHLRTTGVTTIQAHIHPSHTASATVARNAGLLPTDTFEDGEQLWQHPLDNTPQPPTRPH, encoded by the coding sequence ATGGCCGCCACCCCCGAACTGACAAGCACCCGACTCCTCCTCGTCCCCCTCGCGGTAACCGACGCCGACGACATGGTCCACGTCCTCAACGCCCCGACCCTCTACACCTACACCGGCGGCTCCGCCCCGACCCTGGACGAGCTACGCGCCCGCTACACCCGCCAGACCATCGGCCACTCCCCCGACGGCACCCAGGAATGGCACAACTGGATCCTCCGCAAGAAACCCGACAACCAAGCCATCGGCTTCGTCCAAGCAACAATCATGAACAACGGCCACCAAGCGGAGGTCGCCTGGGTCATCGGCGAGCCCTGGCAAGGTCACGGCTACGCCTCCGAAGCCGCCCAAACCCTGATCAACCACCTCCGCACCACCGGCGTCACCACCATCCAGGCCCACATCCACCCCTCCCACACCGCCTCCGCCACCGTCGCCCGCAACGCCGGCCTCCTCCCTACTGACACATTCGAAGACGGCGAACAACTCTGGCAACACCCCCTCGACAACACCCCCCAACCTCCCACCCGCCCGCACTGA